TATTCCAGCAAAAGAAAAATTTGATAATTTATTCAAATTTTTAAATATATAAAAAATATGGCGACAAATGATTGCGAAATGCTGTAAATTTTTTGCTAAATATTTATTTGTTTTTCTGATATTTTATTATATCTTTGTGGTGTATCTCGATATAATTCAAAGGAATTATCCGCTTGGTGCAATTTTTGTGAATGAATGAAGCTTTAGAATTTAGATTTGTTTAATTGTTGTAATCTGCCAATCTCATTGGCTGTTAGTGCGTTTCTATCCTGAAATGTAGTTTTCTTTTTATTTAGATTCCAACTGATTGTTCTGAGCTAATTCATTTTTCTTACTACTTCAAACCATAATATGTCTAAGCTACTTCAACATCTTAGTCTATTGGGCGGTGGTTCTGCCATTGTCCAAATGGAACCTTTTCTCTTCAGTCAATCACATTTGTCATAACAATTTAGTGGACTTTAGAGAATTCAATAATTTGGATCTAAACTCCGGATCAGAGTGGTCTGTGAGTGTTGCCTTAAGGAAGGATCAATGCGATTTTTCTAAGGAACTTCTTCGGTTATCAGCAGAGCGAAATTCTATTTTGACAAGATGTGCAGGTCAGGAATTATTATCATTTGTTGAAGCTTTTAAGCTAAACCGCTATTTTGAACAATTAGCTTCTACAGCATATTGCAGTTCGCCGAATGTCTCCTCTTCAGAATTTCATTATCGGGATGTTCATTCTTCTTGTCAGGAATCAATAAATATTATTTATCAAGATATAACAGATTTTCTTAACGGCAGATCGATTCGTTGTACAATTTCCGCTGCTTTTCATTTCCAGGATAAATATTTCAATTCTTTTGGAACAACGGTTACAGAGGCTGGAATTGAAAAGCAGAAATACGGATTGAACGATTCTTTTCAGGAATCAGGCGAGGGTGCTGAGCATTTAGCATCTATGGCGTTCCAGATCGCCGAGCTTGTTAGCGGTTTGGATATCTGTTCAGACATTGGAGGAAGGGTGTTTTTGGACTCAAACTCAGAAAGAAATCCCATTTTTTCTGACCTTGAAACTGATGAAAGCTGCGAATCTATGGGACGCGCTACTAACCATAGAGATTAAAGCAGTTTCGTTGGGTTCCTTGATCCAACTACCCCTTCCATCGATGTTTGTTATAAAGTTACACGGTTGGTTACTAACTTATTCTGTATCTTGTATGAGAAATTATCCTGGTTGGTTGTAACCACTTCATATTTTGGAACCTATTAAGTAAAGCACTCGTTGATTTCTTATGAGAAAGGAATCAATACAACCAAAATACTTATGACTGCAAATTGAAATTTTCATCCTAAAATCTAATTAACCCTTCATCTAATGACAATCACTTTTAAATAATTGAGGAGATTACTACATTAAATTTATTACACCACCTCAATATTCATTCACCATCCCAAATAATGGCCCTGATTATATGGACAGCGATGTCACAGGAACCAAGGGATTCGGAACAACCAATGTGTTTCTTGTTCAGCCTGGAGAAACTGTGCCAGCTGTTGATGCAGGTTTGATTCTTGGTTTCTTACCCTTGGAATGGCTTGATTTTGCAGGTGTTTACATCGATCAATACTCGCTTTTAAACTGGACGACTGGTGTTGAAGTAAATAACAGCCATTTTATTGTAGAAAGAAGACACGAAAGCGAAAGAGTATTTACAGAAATAGCTCAAGTCAAGGCTGCATCTGATTTTCTGGCAAGCACCCATGATTATTCCATTGAAGATCATCAGCTCAACAAATCAGGAGTTTACTACTATAAAATAAAACAAGTAGATCATGATGCCAGCTTTGGTTATAGCCGCACCATTTCTATCAAAGTCCAGACTGCGAAAGGTCTCGGAGTTGAAATTTATCCGAATCCTGTAGATGATGTGTTGAAAGTTGAACTTTGGATCAACGAAGACAGTCATCTCGAAGTTTCGGTATTTGATGAGCACGGTAAAAATGTACTTACCCAAGCTTTCGGTGGGTGGAAAACTTCAGGATTTTATACTGAATCATTAAGGACTGATTTACTTTCTTCCGGACATTACAATCTTCAGATAAGAACAAATTCAGGAATCGTGAATAAAAAATTCACAGTGGCCAGATAATTCTTATCGCCAGGCAAAATACAGAAGCCCTGAATCTATTTAGTATTCAGGGCTTTTGTATTTTATAAAGCAGTATTGGATATGTTCAGAATTTAAAGGCTTTGTTATAGGTTGAAAATGTGTTTTGATTAAAATACTCAGATATGCGCTTAAGAGGTTGTTTGCTTTAAGTTTTGAATCTAATGTGCTGATTGCTGAGAGAATATATACTTTATCATTTGATTTACATAAACCAATGCAAGAGAAATGAAGCATTTTAATGAAATGCAGAATTCAATCTTTATCTATCCTCCTAAACTCATTCATGCATATTAAACCCAAAGAAATTAATAGTTTTCCCGGTTTTTAGCTTGAAATTATAACCAACTTGCTAATTTAGAGTGAAAGAAGGTAACTGAATCATCCTTCCTTAACTCAAAAAAAAATATTCTGTTTGATTAAATCTGGCCCAATACAAAAAGCTGTTCCATCGTAGGTGCCGGAAGACCTCCTTTTGGTTCAAGAGTGATTGCAAACGCTTGCGGCTGTTGGACAAATTTGATTTCCAACATTTTTGATTTATCATTCAAATCGAATACTCCTAGATCCACGGGTTTGCCTGAGACGATGGCCCAGAGCTGATATTGTTTTTCAGGACTGGGCTGGGGTAAAGAAATAACATCCAATATAGATCTTTGTGAGACACTATCATAATAAACCATTGCGAAAGATTCAGGTGATTTTGGTGTGCCTTTTAAAATAATTCTTTGAAGATTTGAATTTTTAAAATAGTTTAGTTGATTATTGCAGTCCAATATGGCAAGACTATCTTGCTTGGTTTGGTAAATTAATTCACTATTTTGTTTTATTTTTTGATCCAATTGATTTTGGAGCTTGCTATTCACATTGTACAACCATCCACACAATAAAGCAAAACCTACGATAGCTAAAAGATATGGAAGTTTAATCGTCCAAGAATTTTGAGTATGAATTTTGTTTTTTTCTAAAAAAATATTATCCAATATCTTTGATTTGAGATCCGGAGACATTGGTTTAGCATACAAATTAGAATAAGCTTCCAACGAATCTTCTATTTGTGACAATTCTTTTGAAAGTTCTGGATATTTTTTTAGATTATTTATTATTTCAATATTTTGTTCTTGGCTCGTGAGACCCATGGCATACTCTTCCAGTATTCCTGATTCAATGTATTTTTTTATGTCGAGCGAATCTTTCACATTTAACGAGCTAGAATGAATATAATTAGAAGATTAAGTGCGCTTCTTAATAATTTAATAGCCGTACTTATCCTTGTTTTTATCGTACCTAGAGGAATATTAAATTCTTCCGACACTTCTTGTTGGGTATAACCTTGTAGATATATGAGTTCAATCAAATCTTTGTATTTTGGATCCAGTGAGTTTATCTTTTGCATCAAACCACTATCAATGATATTAGATTGGACGCTAAAATTCACGCTATCATATACGCTTGAATCGATCGATTGGATTTTCCGGTTATTTTCTTTTCGCAAAATGTCAATGGCCGTATTTCTAAATATGCTTAATAGCCAGGTAAATATAGAGCTTTTTTCGGGACTATACTCATTTAAATTTTTCCAAATTTTGGTAAATCCAATTTGTAATGCATCTTCTATTAGATCTTCGCGATTTAAAATTTTAACGACTATACCATTCATTGCATCTCCATAAGTGTCCATCAATAGCCTGAGAGCTTGTTCGGGTTTGGATTCCCGAAGCTCCAGAAATTGACTAAGTACGGCTTCTTTTTGGTTTTTCATCCTAATTATACAAGGCGAAGGTAAATGATTTTGAGAAATTTTTCTTTAAACAAATCCAAACTTGAGTTTGCATCGTAACTAAAGAAAACACATTATTATGTTACAGAAAATTTTCCTTTTAGCTTTTTATGTACTAGCCTTTACAGGCCTACAAGCTTCGAGTCATCGAGAAGCGCCATTGATTGCCAATGATCCACTCGCAGACAACGTGGATCTTTATGCGTTTAGGAGTCCTGACAATCCTGATTTTATTACCATTATTGCCACTTATGTACCCTTGCAATTGCCGCATGGAGGACCAAATTATCACAGTTTTGGTTCCAACATTCGCTATGAAATTCACATCGACAACGATGCAGCCAAACCGGGTGATGAAATCACTTACCGTTTTACCTTCAGTCAGGTCAATGAGGACCCTACCACTTTTTTCAATATCAGACTGGGCAAACAAAACCTCAAAACCACTTACAAACTGGAAGTGAGCACAGATGGTGGATTGAGTTTTGTCACCGTAATTACAGACGGTCCGGTACCTCCTAATAATATTGGAGCCAGATCGATTGGTTCTGCGGCCGGCCTGAATACCAATTATGCAAGCCTGATGACCAACGCGATCCGGACCACCAATTCCGGAATGAAAGTTTTTTGCGGACCCAGCGACGACCCTTTCTTTGTAGATCTGGGAGGTGTATTTGACCTCGGTGATTTGCCTCGACAAAATGGCAAACCTCGAGATGGTATTGCCTGTCTCAATGTAAGCACGATTGCTCTTCAAATTCCCATCAGTTCCTTGCTCAAAGCTGGTACAGGAGCTCCTGTAAGCATATTGGATCCAAACTACGTCATTGGTGTATGGGCCTCTGCAAGCAGACCTCAAATACGGACTTTAAGCCCGGGCGGCGAATCTCACAGTGGAAGCTTTGTTCAAGTTTCCCGTTTGGGTATGCCACTCACCAACGAGGCGGTTATCCCGATTGGCTTTAAAGATTATTGGAATGGCTTAACTCCTTATCAGGAATTGGGCGATACCTTGTTGGATGGATTTTTTTACAACCCGGAACTGGCGCTGTATATGGATGACAGGCTA
This window of the Saprospiraceae bacterium genome carries:
- a CDS encoding T9SS type A sorting domain-containing protein; translated protein: MDSDVTGTKGFGTTNVFLVQPGETVPAVDAGLILGFLPLEWLDFAGVYIDQYSLLNWTTGVEVNNSHFIVERRHESERVFTEIAQVKAASDFLASTHDYSIEDHQLNKSGVYYYKIKQVDHDASFGYSRTISIKVQTAKGLGVEIYPNPVDDVLKVELWINEDSHLEVSVFDEHGKNVLTQAFGGWKTSGFYTESLRTDLLSSGHYNLQIRTNSGIVNKKFTVAR
- a CDS encoding anti-sigma factor, translating into MKDSLDIKKYIESGILEEYAMGLTSQEQNIEIINNLKKYPELSKELSQIEDSLEAYSNLYAKPMSPDLKSKILDNIFLEKNKIHTQNSWTIKLPYLLAIVGFALLCGWLYNVNSKLQNQLDQKIKQNSELIYQTKQDSLAILDCNNQLNYFKNSNLQRIILKGTPKSPESFAMVYYDSVSQRSILDVISLPQPSPEKQYQLWAIVSGKPVDLGVFDLNDKSKMLEIKFVQQPQAFAITLEPKGGLPAPTMEQLFVLGQI
- a CDS encoding sigma-70 family RNA polymerase sigma factor; protein product: MKNQKEAVLSQFLELRESKPEQALRLLMDTYGDAMNGIVVKILNREDLIEDALQIGFTKIWKNLNEYSPEKSSIFTWLLSIFRNTAIDILRKENNRKIQSIDSSVYDSVNFSVQSNIIDSGLMQKINSLDPKYKDLIELIYLQGYTQQEVSEEFNIPLGTIKTRISTAIKLLRSALNLLIIFILAR